From Syntrophorhabdus sp.:
TCCTCTCTTTGCGATCTTAAGCGAACTCGAGCGAAGCGGGCGAGAGGCAAGTCTTTTCTGTTACGGCGGGCACTTCGCACAGATGGATCTGAACTGCATCGTCGAGAGGTAGCGGTCCCCGCGGTCGGGGAAGAGGACCACTATGGTCCCGTGGTCGATCATCTTCGCGAGGCGCAGGGCCACGGCCGCGGCGGCGCCGCTCGATGTGCCCACGAATATCCCTTCTCTCTGGGCGAGCTGGCCCGTCATCTCGAAGGCCTCGCCGTCCTCGACCATTTCCTTGAGGTCGAGTTCGTCCCTCTTGTAGATGGGGGGTATTATGGATTCGCGCATGTTCTTGAGGCCCTGAATGGTGTGGCCCATGACGGGCTCGACGCCGACTATCTTGATGCCGGGCTTGACTGACTTGAGGTAGCGGCCCGTTCCCATGAGGGTGCCTGTCGTTCCCATGCCGGCCACGAAGTAATCGATCTCCCCGCCCGTTTGGCGGAAGATCTCGGGACCCGTTGTCTCGAAATGGGCGAGGACGTTGTCGGGGTTCTCGTACTGGTTGGGCATGTAGTACTTGCCCGGCTCTTCATGGAGGAGTGTGTGGGCCTGCCTGATGGCACCGTCTATGTTTTCCTTGGCGGGTGTCAGAAAAACGTTCGAGCCGAGGCCCTGGAGGATGAGACGGCGTTCCGTGCTCACGCACGCGGGCATGCACAGCTCGACGCGGTATCCTTTCGCGGCGCCTATCATGGCGATGGCGATGCCCGTGTTGCCCGACGTGGGTTCGAGGATCGTCTTATCCTTCGTGAGCTCTCCCCTTTCCTCTGCCTTGGTTATCATGTAGAGGGCGGGACGGTCTTTGACGGACCCGCCGGGGTTACAGCCTTCCAGTTTACAGAGTATCGTGACGTTGGGATTGGGGTTGATGTTGCAAAGTTCCACGAGTGGCGTGTTGCCGATTGCGGAGAGAATGTTCATCGATCGTTGACCTCTCATAACACTTGGTATCTATGAGAGATTCTAACAGAACGGAAGGCCGCAGACAAGAGAAATCAGGGACGCGGGCCTGTTCCAGGCGCGCGCGTCCCTGGCGGGAACATCATTTGGTTGCGGGGCTGCACACGGGGTTGGGGAAACAGTGGAGCTGGCACGCTCCCACCTTGACCTGGAACTCGTTGAGAAGATCGCCCATATCGCCGTATGAGAGTCCTTCCGCGTCCGCGAGCTTCATCGCCTGTTCGCAGGATATCTTTCCGTCGGCGCCGACGCGGGTCTTCACTTTTTCCAGTATCGCCTGTTTGTCCATTCTGTCCTCCTTATGGTGTGTATCATGGCGAAGTCGCACGACCTTCTCCGCAAAGCTGTCCGGATCCCGGATCAAGTCCGGGGTGGCGGCTGGAGAGAGACCTCATTTCGCCGCTATTTCCCTTCCGAACTGCACCGCCTGCGCCAGCTCGTCATCACCGGGCTGCCACATCGTCCGCAAGCCCTCATGGACAACCTCGAACCCGGACTTTCCGAGGGCTTCGTTCAGCACCTTCACCGACTCGCCGCTCCAGCCGTAGCAGCCGAAGGCGGCCGCCTTCTTGTTCCTGAACCTGAGTCCGGCGGCCATCTCTATCAAAGCCGCCATCGCGTTGAGGATGCCCCTGTTGATGGTCGGCGAGCCGAAGAGAACGGTCTTCGACTTGAATATCTCCGTGACAACGTCGTTGATGTCGCTCCGGGCTATGTTGCGGAGCTTTACCGTCACCTTTCCGTCCTTCTCCTTTATGCCCTTCGCTATGGCCTCGGCAAGCCTTCGCGTGCCGTCCCACATCGTGTCGTACACGAGGGTTGTCTGGTCCTCCTGGTAGCCGTCCGCCCACTCGAGGTACTTGTGGACGATCTGCAGGGGGTTGTCGCGCCAGATGACGCCGTGGCTCGGGCAGATGGCGTTGACAGGGAGGCCGAGACCGACCACCTCGTTTATCTTCTTTGTCACGAGGGGCGAAAAGGGCGTGAGGATGTTGGCGTAGTACTTGATGGCCTCCTCGAAGAGTTCGGATTGCACGACGAGGTCGTTGAAGATGTGCTCGCTGGCGATGTGCTGCCCGAAGGCGTCGTTGGAGAAGAGGATCGCGTCGCCCGTGAGATATTCCATCATCGTGTCCGGCCAGTGAAGCATGGGCGCCTCGATGAAGACAAGCTCTTTCTTCCCGAGACTCAGCTTGTCCCCCGTCTTCACCACGTGGAAGTTCCAGTCCTGATGGTAGTGGCCCTTGAGCGATTTCACTCCGTTCGCGGTGCAGTAGACGGGTTTGTCCGGTATATGCCGCATGAGCTCCGGCATGGCGCCCGAGTGGTCCATCTCCGCATGATTGGCGATGACGAAGTCTATGGAGCCAAGGTCGATCTCCTTCGCCAGGTTGTGGACGAACTCGCCGGCGAAGGGCATCCAGACCGTGTCGATGAGGGCCGTCTTCTCATCGCGAACAAGGTACGAGTTATAGGACGAACCGCGGTGGGTCGAATACTCCTCTCCGTGGAACTTTCGAAGCTCCCAGTCTATCTTCCCTACCCAGTGAACGTTCGGAGCTATTTCAAATTTCATGACACCCCTCCTCTTTCACTCTGATTGCTGTACCTGTGCCCCATTTTACTCCAGATCATCTTGTAAGTCACTTGACTTAAGTCAAGAGCCCCGGGAAAAGACAGTTGAAGCCGCTTGAACAGCTTGAACCGCTTGAACCGCTTGAACGGAAAAGGCCAGGAAAGACAAAAATGGTTGTAACCGCTTGAATGACGAAGACGAAAAGGATCTCCGGATCAAAACCGGGATGACGACAGTGTCCCACTTTTTTTTGCCTCTGACGTTCAAGCGGTTCAAGCGGCTCAATCCGTCTTTAGACCACCGGATGATTCTTCCTCAACCATTCCCTGATACGGGGACATTCAAGAGGTTCGGTGCCGCAGTAGCCGGTGGACTGTTTTTTCTCCGTGCATGATGAGCAGACCTGCCAGTGGCCGCAATTGATGCCGGTGAGGAGGGACGAATCGCATTCGAGGCACCACAGGTACCCGCATTCAACGCACAGGCCGACGGTCGCGTCGCCGATGGCGTCTATGGTGGAGCAGTCCATCGTGTTCGCGTCGCCGCAGTGGGGACAGGAAGAGACCGGTGTCCCGCGAAAGTTCCTCTGGACCGTGCGGTTCCTTTCGACGGCGATCAGGAGCGCGTCCTGAATGTCGTCGGAGAGAAGCTCCCACATCCTCAGGAGATTACCTGGTATTGCCTTGCCCATGGATTGAGACCCCTTCTCGGCAGATTTGGAGTGGATTACGGAAGTATTCTATCACAAATGGAACAGGAACCAAATGAGAAGATAACAACCAACTGGGAAGACAATGACCAATTGACCAAATTCCAATGACCAATGAAAAAGATAATGACCAATTCACCAATAACCAATTGAACAAACGGAAGGGCAAGACCGCCTGTCTCACGTTTGGTTATTGGTTATTATTAGTTTTTCTGGTTATTGGAATTTGGTCATTGGTCATTCTTTTCTCATCCGATTATCGTTTCTTGACCAACGCCGTGACCGCAAAGGTGGCGCAGGCGAGGAAGACCACGGGGACGCAGATGACGAGGAGGCCCGTCGAGACGCGGTAGTGGTCGCCGATCCACCCGATGGTTATGGGGGAGAGAGAGGCGATGGCGTAGGACCACGTGGTGAGCACGCCGAGGGCGAGACCCCGGGTGCGGGCGAAGGTGAGGCCCGTGAAGGTCCAGAGGGAGCCCATCACGGCGCAGCCCACAAAACCGGTGAAGAAGGTGATGGAACTCCGGACGGCGGCGTTGTCGACCTTGAGGATCAGCATGAGGCACAATCCCATTATGATGCCGCCGGTGATGCCTACCTTACGGTACCCCAGTCTGTCGGAGATGTGGCCCATCGTCGGGCGGCCTATGAACTGGCCCACACCCCAGAGGCCCGCGACGAGGCCCGCCATCGACGCCGTCATGCCCACCTCCGTCTTCAGGAAGACGGGGTACCACATGGCAAAGCCGAACTCTCCCGATATCTGGAACATCGCGGTGAAACTCACGAGAAAGAGCATGATGAGGCTTGACCGCTCCAGTATGGACGGGTCGAGGAGCTTGCCGCCGGGGTGCCGCTCCCGTTTCTCCTCGGGCCACACGATGAGGAGCACGGCGGCGAGGATGATGCCGGCGATACCTGTGGCCATGAAGGGGATGCGCCAGTTCCCGGTCACGTCGAGGAGCCATCCCGCCAGGGCGGGGCCGGTGAACCAGCCGAATGACGTGCCCGATGACATGAAGGTGACGTAGAACCCGGGCCTCTCGGGGAAGAGCTCCATGGTGAAGGCGATCATGGGGATGAAGAAAAAGCCCTCTATGAGGCCCGTCACGAAGCGGAAAAGGAAGAGCTGCCCCGTGGAGTTGGCGAGGCCGGATACGACCGTCATCGCCGAGAGCCCGAACATGCCGAAGAGGACGACGTATCTCCTTCCGAACCTGTCGGAGATGAGACCGGCGATGATGGGCGTCAGCATGTAGCCCCACAGCGAGCCAGCTCCGACGATGCCGAGCGTGGTCTTGTCCGTGCCGAAGGTCCCCATGAGGGAGGGGATCAGCGGCCCGAAGATCCACCTCTGGGTGAAGTAGAGCACCATCCCTACCCAGCCGACAAAGAAGAAGAGGTGCTTGTGCGACCTTACGGAAGACAGAAGGCACCCTTTTCGTAGATAACGATCTCCCTGCCGTTCCTGAGGCGCGCCGTCACGGTCTTTGCCTCGGTGTTGACGAGGTCCCAGTGAAGCGCCGAGTCGTTGAAGCCGAGCTTTCGCTTCATCTCCCCCGTCAGTTTGGCCGGGTTGCCGCTGAAGGTGTCGCTGTAGGATGCCCCGAGAGCGAGGTGGCAGTTCCCCTCGCGCCCGCCGAAGTTCTCATCGAAGAGGGTGTCCGCCATGAAACGGTCGATGAGGGAGAAGCGCCTGTCCGTGAGGGAGAATTCCCCAACTCTGGAGGCCCCCCTGTCCATGGCTATCTGTTTCCTGAGAAATTCGGCACCCTTCTTCGCGTCCGCGTCGACGACCTTTCCCTTTCTGAACACAAGACGCACGCCCTCGATGTAGTTGCCGCTCCGGAAGGATGGCAGGTTCGCGTAGTAGATGCCTTCCGTGCCCCGCCAGTCGGGTGAGAGGAAGACCTCGAAGCTGGGGATGTTGTGTCCCGAAATGCCGGCCCATTTGCGCATCTCCCCCGGGGTGAGGACGAGGTCGATGTTCTTCGCGTTCACCCGGAGATAGCGCACCTTGAGGCCGGTGAGCCATTTCTTGATGCGTGTCGCCTCGGCGTGGACGGCGTTCCATTTTTTCACGGGGTTCTTCTCGTCGAGAAAGCAGGCCTTGACGATCTGCGCGGCATAGGCCGCAACGGACATCTTCGCCTGTTTCGCGAGCCCGGCGGTGGGATAGGTGCACAGCGTCCAGCTGTAGACCCCCTTTTCCTCCCTTCTGTCGAGGATGTCCCGGAAGACCTTTCGGGATACGAGGACCTTGCTTATCCGCATGGGGTCGATGTCCTTGAGGTGGGTGAGGGACTCGGGTGCGCGCAGGTATATTCTCCCGTTGATCTTCTCGTAGAGTTCCCTGTCTCCCGGAGGCAGCCAGGCGAGGTGCCGGTCCGTCGCCTTCTCGTAAAAGGAGCGCTCCATGAAGGTGGTGAGACCCATGCGCTGGAGGGGATACATGCCCCGGTCGAGGATCTTCGCGTAGAGAACCTCCGCGAGGCCCGTGGCCGGGGGGTCGTACTGGAGAAAGATGACATCCCCTTTCCTGAAACGTCCCTTCCGGGCCGTGGTGAGTCCCCAGAGGAGCACGTCGGCATACCTGTCGAGTGTGTCGCTGTCAAGCATGTTCCCTTTTCCTCCCGCTTTCCGTCAGCATCCGGTAGAGACCGTCGGCGAACCGTTTTCTTGCTCCGGGCCCTCGTTTTTCGTTGACGAGGTCCCGGGTCCGAAACTC
This genomic window contains:
- a CDS encoding cysteine synthase family protein, with protein sequence MNILSAIGNTPLVELCNINPNPNVTILCKLEGCNPGGSVKDRPALYMITKAEERGELTKDKTILEPTSGNTGIAIAMIGAAKGYRVELCMPACVSTERRLILQGLGSNVFLTPAKENIDGAIRQAHTLLHEEPGKYYMPNQYENPDNVLAHFETTGPEIFRQTGGEIDYFVAGMGTTGTLMGTGRYLKSVKPGIKIVGVEPVMGHTIQGLKNMRESIIPPIYKRDELDLKEMVEDGEAFEMTGQLAQREGIFVGTSSGAAAAVALRLAKMIDHGTIVVLFPDRGDRYLSTMQFRSICAKCPP
- a CDS encoding anaerobic nitric oxide reductase flavorubredoxin, with amino-acid sequence MKFEIAPNVHWVGKIDWELRKFHGEEYSTHRGSSYNSYLVRDEKTALIDTVWMPFAGEFVHNLAKEIDLGSIDFVIANHAEMDHSGAMPELMRHIPDKPVYCTANGVKSLKGHYHQDWNFHVVKTGDKLSLGKKELVFIEAPMLHWPDTMMEYLTGDAILFSNDAFGQHIASEHIFNDLVVQSELFEEAIKYYANILTPFSPLVTKKINEVVGLGLPVNAICPSHGVIWRDNPLQIVHKYLEWADGYQEDQTTLVYDTMWDGTRRLAEAIAKGIKEKDGKVTVKLRNIARSDINDVVTEIFKSKTVLFGSPTINRGILNAMAALIEMAAGLRFRNKKAAAFGCYGWSGESVKVLNEALGKSGFEVVHEGLRTMWQPGDDELAQAVQFGREIAAK
- a CDS encoding MFS transporter, coding for MVLYFTQRWIFGPLIPSLMGTFGTDKTTLGIVGAGSLWGYMLTPIIAGLISDRFGRRYVVLFGMFGLSAMTVVSGLANSTGQLFLFRFVTGLIEGFFFIPMIAFTMELFPERPGFYVTFMSSGTSFGWFTGPALAGWLLDVTGNWRIPFMATGIAGIILAAVLLIVWPEEKRERHPGGKLLDPSILERSSLIMLFLVSFTAMFQISGEFGFAMWYPVFLKTEVGMTASMAGLVAGLWGVGQFIGRPTMGHISDRLGYRKVGITGGIIMGLCLMLILKVDNAAVRSSITFFTGFVGCAVMGSLWTFTGLTFARTRGLALGVLTTWSYAIASLSPITIGWIGDHYRVSTGLLVICVPVVFLACATFAVTALVKKR
- a CDS encoding aminopeptidase, whose amino-acid sequence is MLDSDTLDRYADVLLWGLTTARKGRFRKGDVIFLQYDPPATGLAEVLYAKILDRGMYPLQRMGLTTFMERSFYEKATDRHLAWLPPGDRELYEKINGRIYLRAPESLTHLKDIDPMRISKVLVSRKVFRDILDRREEKGVYSWTLCTYPTAGLAKQAKMSVAAYAAQIVKACFLDEKNPVKKWNAVHAEATRIKKWLTGLKVRYLRVNAKNIDLVLTPGEMRKWAGISGHNIPSFEVFLSPDWRGTEGIYYANLPSFRSGNYIEGVRLVFRKGKVVDADAKKGAEFLRKQIAMDRGASRVGEFSLTDRRFSLIDRFMADTLFDENFGGREGNCHLALGASYSDTFSGNPAKLTGEMKRKLGFNDSALHWDLVNTEAKTVTARLRNGREIVIYEKGAFCLP